The proteins below are encoded in one region of Halococcus saccharolyticus DSM 5350:
- a CDS encoding MBL fold metallo-hydrolase has product MKRIQLGNAVFEGLNNSYVLGTEPDAKTTLIDTGVATPDVREQLAEGLTEHDLAFADVDEVLLTHWHEDHVGLAGTIQDAGGATVRVHADDAPLVEQDEEAWSAMNERQRDLLDEWGLPDAPREELLDFLDSHGELTGPAPTVEPFTDGARFETAAGTLEGIHLPGHAAGLSGFALDGDQGRELFSGDALLPHYTPNVGGADVRVEGPLARYLTTLERIVDGEFDRAHPGHRDPIEDPAGRAREIAAHHRERTGRVVDVLAETGPTDAWTVSARLFGDLSSIHILHGPGEAYAHLDHLAADGVVERTGREYRLVESDPDLDALFPSIATA; this is encoded by the coding sequence ATGAAACGGATTCAGCTCGGTAACGCCGTGTTCGAAGGGCTGAACAACAGCTACGTGCTCGGAACAGAGCCGGACGCGAAGACGACGTTGATCGATACGGGCGTCGCCACGCCGGACGTCCGCGAGCAGTTGGCCGAAGGACTCACCGAACACGATCTCGCCTTTGCGGATGTCGACGAAGTGCTCCTTACTCACTGGCACGAGGACCACGTCGGGCTCGCGGGGACGATCCAGGATGCCGGCGGCGCGACGGTCCGCGTTCACGCCGACGACGCGCCGTTGGTCGAACAGGACGAAGAGGCGTGGTCGGCGATGAACGAGCGCCAGCGTGACCTTCTCGACGAATGGGGGCTGCCCGACGCGCCGCGCGAGGAACTCCTCGATTTCCTCGACAGCCACGGGGAACTGACCGGTCCCGCGCCGACCGTCGAGCCGTTCACCGACGGCGCACGGTTCGAGACGGCTGCGGGTACGCTCGAAGGGATTCATCTCCCAGGACACGCCGCCGGTCTCTCGGGGTTCGCCCTCGACGGCGATCAGGGTCGAGAACTGTTCAGCGGCGACGCACTGCTCCCACACTACACGCCGAACGTCGGCGGGGCGGACGTGCGCGTCGAGGGGCCGCTCGCGCGCTATCTCACGACGCTCGAACGGATCGTCGACGGCGAGTTCGATCGTGCACATCCGGGCCACCGCGACCCGATCGAGGACCCCGCGGGCCGCGCACGCGAGATCGCCGCTCACCACCGCGAGCGAACGGGACGAGTCGTCGACGTGCTAGCTGAGACGGGACCAACCGACGCGTGGACGGTGAGCGCACGCCTGTTCGGCGATCTCTCGAGTATCCACATCCTCCACGGGCCAGGCGAGGCGTACGCCCACCTCGATCATCTCGCCGCGGACGGCGTCGTCGAGCGGACGGGTCGAGAGTACCGACTCGTGGAATCCGATCCGGATCTCGACGCGCTGTTCCCGTCGATCGCCACCGCGTGA
- a CDS encoding DUF7344 domain-containing protein, producing MTGRSSPAAGHVSVGNGTEPPSVESEPITAARQRVALDELRKFAYPVELRTLAAYVVAARENVPVDTVGDEVRERTAIRLHHIDIPVLIDARLVDYDPESRMAVRLDAHADDRYTGVESDSRRYDVA from the coding sequence ATGACAGGTCGCTCGTCTCCAGCCGCTGGCCACGTATCGGTGGGGAACGGTACGGAGCCACCGTCGGTCGAGTCGGAGCCGATCACGGCGGCCCGGCAGCGAGTCGCGCTCGACGAACTCCGGAAGTTCGCGTATCCGGTCGAGCTTCGGACGCTCGCGGCGTACGTCGTGGCCGCACGCGAGAACGTTCCCGTCGACACGGTCGGCGACGAAGTACGCGAGCGGACTGCCATCCGCCTCCACCATATCGATATCCCCGTGCTGATCGACGCCAGACTCGTCGACTACGACCCCGAAAGTCGGATGGCGGTCCGTCTCGACGCCCACGCGGACGATCGATACACGGGTGTCGAGAGCGACTCGCGTCGGTACGATGTCGCCTGA
- a CDS encoding Nmad3 family putative nucleotide modification protein produces MSRAVAINVGANTNTPGVRGPIRTDGAFEYVPIPETEPTDEPVPTYADLDLATDLPTDVLDTPVHLDPEFPEYPYGDRYSYGDPHGVKARPLADLAAGDYVFFYATLTTAGEPASWQAPEWGAYLIGQFELARDPVTGAEYPDLTPAERDRFASNAHVKRETFDAAVLLAGDPDGSALYETALPLSGRAAGTDANRIVTELSDDSGKGPWWRRPLRFDAEATAELLAIRRNDRFEDCFDGD; encoded by the coding sequence ATGAGTCGGGCCGTGGCGATCAACGTCGGTGCCAACACCAATACTCCGGGCGTTCGCGGGCCGATCAGGACTGACGGCGCGTTCGAGTACGTGCCGATCCCCGAAACTGAACCGACCGATGAACCGGTGCCGACCTACGCGGATCTCGATCTCGCTACCGACCTCCCGACGGACGTGCTCGACACTCCCGTGCATCTCGACCCCGAGTTCCCGGAGTACCCCTACGGCGACCGGTACAGCTACGGTGATCCACACGGGGTGAAGGCCCGACCACTCGCCGATCTCGCGGCGGGCGATTACGTCTTCTTCTACGCGACGCTCACGACCGCGGGCGAACCGGCGTCGTGGCAGGCTCCAGAGTGGGGTGCGTATCTCATCGGACAGTTCGAACTCGCGCGCGATCCCGTGACCGGCGCGGAGTATCCCGACCTTACGCCCGCCGAACGCGACCGCTTCGCCTCGAACGCTCACGTCAAGCGCGAGACGTTCGACGCTGCGGTGTTGCTCGCCGGCGATCCCGACGGCTCGGCGCTGTACGAGACGGCGCTCCCGTTGAGCGGGCGCGCGGCTGGCACCGACGCGAACCGGATCGTCACCGAGCTATCGGACGATTCCGGAAAGGGGCCGTGGTGGCGGCGACCGCTCCGCTTCGACGCGGAAGCGACCGCGGAGCTGCTTGCTATACGTCGAAACGACCGCTTTGAGGACTGTTTCGATGGGGATTAG
- a CDS encoding inorganic phosphate transporter has translation MISALFVVGVLVAMFVAYNIGGSTTGPAFGPAVGADAISKPVAAGLMGLFFFIGAWTLGRNVVTKLGTELVVDTGIFTLESSIAVLFFIGIALLVGNVFGVPASTSMTAVGAIAGLGLAGGVLDLAVMGQIVIWWVVSPIIGFWVSLVIGRYFYARLNEMVAMERSTGPLFDVDRSGSVPIPRLHRTTNRRELIGTVTVVAIGCLMAFSSGTSNIANAVAPLVGSGELAMNPAIIFGGIAVTIGAFTIARRTLETMGSDITELPLTAAIVVASVSSTLVVFLSALGIPASFVIIATMSIVGLGWGRATRPMTAPEVIAGDGGPPVTVNALAADEEGETLPPIGAEDAADIPSPGALFNPVTTARVVLMQNVVPAIATAGAYITFRFVPIFGI, from the coding sequence ATGATCAGTGCACTCTTCGTTGTCGGCGTCCTCGTCGCGATGTTCGTCGCCTACAACATCGGTGGGTCGACCACAGGACCAGCGTTCGGGCCGGCCGTCGGTGCTGACGCTATCTCCAAGCCCGTTGCCGCGGGACTAATGGGCTTGTTTTTCTTCATCGGTGCCTGGACACTTGGCCGGAACGTCGTGACGAAACTCGGTACTGAATTGGTCGTCGACACTGGCATCTTCACTCTCGAATCTTCCATCGCAGTGTTGTTTTTCATTGGGATCGCACTACTGGTCGGGAACGTCTTTGGCGTGCCGGCCTCAACCTCGATGACCGCCGTGGGTGCTATCGCCGGTCTTGGGCTGGCCGGTGGCGTGCTAGATCTCGCCGTGATGGGGCAGATCGTCATCTGGTGGGTCGTCTCGCCCATCATCGGTTTCTGGGTCTCTCTGGTCATCGGTCGGTACTTCTACGCACGACTGAACGAGATGGTCGCGATGGAGCGCAGTACGGGGCCGCTGTTCGACGTCGACCGGTCCGGTTCCGTCCCCATCCCACGGCTCCACCGGACGACCAACCGCCGGGAGCTAATCGGGACGGTCACCGTCGTCGCGATCGGCTGTCTGATGGCCTTTTCCTCGGGTACCTCGAACATCGCCAACGCTGTCGCACCGTTAGTCGGCAGCGGTGAACTGGCGATGAACCCGGCCATTATCTTCGGTGGGATCGCCGTTACCATCGGAGCGTTCACCATCGCCCGCCGAACCTTAGAGACGATGGGCAGCGACATCACGGAGTTACCCTTGACTGCGGCTATCGTCGTCGCGTCGGTCTCCTCGACGCTAGTCGTCTTCCTCTCAGCGCTTGGCATCCCCGCGAGCTTCGTCATCATTGCGACGATGTCCATCGTCGGGTTAGGCTGGGGCCGGGCGACCCGGCCGATGACCGCTCCCGAAGTCATTGCCGGGGACGGGGGGCCTCCGGTCACGGTCAACGCACTGGCGGCCGATGAGGAAGGCGAGACGCTTCCGCCCATTGGCGCGGAGGACGCAGCGGACATCCCCAGCCCGGGGGCACTGTTCAACCCCGTGACGACCGCTCGGGTCGTTCTGATGCAAAACGTCGTGCCGGCTATCGCGACGGCTGGTGCCTATATTACGTTCCGATTCGTCCCGATATTCGGGATCTGA
- a CDS encoding cold-shock protein, with product MTKGTVDFFNDQGGYGFIKVDDDEETDLDDDEDVFYHMEDIGGPDLEEDTDVEFEIEQSQKGPRASNLTRL from the coding sequence ATGACGAAAGGTACGGTTGATTTCTTCAACGATCAGGGCGGCTACGGCTTTATCAAAGTCGACGATGACGAGGAAACGGACCTCGATGACGACGAGGACGTGTTCTATCACATGGAAGACATCGGCGGTCCGGATCTCGAAGAAGACACCGATGTAGAGTTCGAAATCGAACAGTCTCAGAAGGGGCCGCGAGCGAGCAACCTCACCCGACTGTAA
- a CDS encoding helix-turn-helix domain-containing protein, with protein MSTIAEFSIPTNEFALCETLERRPDMVFEIDRVVAHETTHVVPFVRATYGEFDELTEVLEADPSVEEIELLAEVEGERFYRMVWGDTAQIIGYMVQGQGATVQEATATDGEWHLRVFFPERSGLSATNKYAQESGFTLDVTQIYGLDDLEEAQYNLTNHQYDTLTTAVEEGYYDVPREVNAQELADQLGISHQALSERMRRATKSLVTSALTVDEDEESDPVNQ; from the coding sequence ATGTCGACGATCGCCGAGTTCAGCATCCCGACAAATGAGTTCGCGCTCTGCGAGACGCTCGAACGCCGGCCGGACATGGTGTTTGAAATCGATCGCGTGGTCGCCCACGAAACGACCCATGTTGTACCGTTCGTCAGGGCGACATACGGGGAGTTCGACGAATTGACCGAGGTACTCGAAGCCGATCCGAGCGTTGAAGAGATCGAGTTACTTGCCGAAGTCGAGGGTGAACGCTTTTACCGAATGGTGTGGGGCGATACCGCTCAGATCATCGGTTATATGGTCCAGGGACAGGGTGCAACCGTCCAAGAGGCCACCGCGACCGACGGCGAGTGGCATCTCCGCGTGTTCTTCCCCGAGCGAAGCGGGCTTTCGGCGACCAACAAATACGCTCAGGAGAGTGGATTTACGCTTGATGTAACGCAGATCTACGGGCTTGATGATCTCGAGGAGGCCCAATACAATCTCACCAACCACCAGTACGACACACTCACTACAGCTGTTGAGGAAGGCTACTACGACGTCCCGCGAGAAGTGAACGCTCAAGAGCTCGCCGATCAGCTTGGTATCTCCCATCAGGCCCTCTCCGAGCGGATGCGCCGAGCAACCAAGAGTCTCGTCACGAGCGCACTGACTGTCGACGAGGACGAAGAATCTGACCCTGTGAATCAATAA
- a CDS encoding DUF7571 family protein produces MKPCHNCQTVIDEYLLDKQLEPLRELTVDDFNVCADCATVVADACVKCGGGVYVPRNQSVTPDYCPACRSDLIDRTGHDPGWTRDHVPT; encoded by the coding sequence ATGAAACCATGCCACAACTGCCAGACGGTCATCGACGAGTATCTCCTGGATAAACAGCTCGAGCCCCTGCGCGAGCTCACGGTTGACGACTTCAACGTCTGCGCGGACTGCGCGACCGTCGTCGCGGATGCATGCGTGAAGTGCGGTGGCGGGGTGTACGTTCCCCGCAACCAATCCGTTACCCCGGACTACTGCCCGGCGTGTCGGTCCGACCTCATAGATCGCACCGGTCACGACCCTGGCTGGACGCGTGATCACGTTCCCACCTGA